A window of the Plasmodium vivax chromosome 12, whole genome shotgun sequence genome harbors these coding sequences:
- a CDS encoding hypothetical protein, conserved (encoded by transcript PVX_117050A) produces the protein MDSLNSLESIYQEYGSAPRYYEANDSLSGESNEESDSSEKRKSLNENVSNEESQRVEKYISLEKTAKIWAGTNQVIHYKKKDVHELHKMIYKHNDKEINLSTNKKILNINNNKLESTEFLKDLLNYIYQQKGMQMSSDYYSGIICLDISFNDLVQVGDHLLCLSNLKVLYLHANKIESMNEIQKVAALPKLKKLTVENNPVMDIYGKFYRPFVIHYVPQIKSLDFYDITKVERNKSEIAFNTHKYKFNLA, from the exons ATGGATAGCCTGAATTCGCTGGAGTCCATTTACCAGGAGTACGGAAGTGCGCCCAGGTATTATGAGGCGAATGATTCTTTG AGCGGAGAGTCCAATGAAGAATCGGACAGCtccgaaaaaaggaaaagcctCAACGAAAACGTGAGCAATGAAGAGAGCCAAAGAGTGGAAAAGTACATCAGCCTcgaaaaaacagccaaaatcTGGGCAGGCACAAACCAAGTCATTCACTACAAGAAGAAAGATGTGCACGAACTTCACAAAATGATTTACAAACATAATGACAAAGAAATTAACCTTtccacaaataaaaaaattttaaacataaataataacaaactGGAAAGCACAGAGTTCTTGAAGGACCTCCTAAATTACATCTACCAACAGAAGGGCATGCAAATGTCCAGTGACTACTACTCCGGCATCATTTGCCTCGACATATCATTCAATGATCTAGTTCAAGTGGGAGATCATTTGCTTTGCTTAAGTAACCTAAAAGTGTTGTACCTGCATGCAAATAAGATAGAGAGTATGAACGAAATTCAGAAGGTGGCTGCTCTGcccaaattgaaaaaactCACTGTAGAGAATAACCCCGTTATGGATATCTACGGAAAGTTCTATCG CCCCTTCGTTATTCACTACGTGCCCCAAATAAAGTCCCTGGATTTTTACGACATCACGAAAGTTGAGAGGAACAAATCGGAGATCGCCTTCAACACGCACAAGTATAAGTTCAACTTGGCGTGA
- a CDS encoding hypothetical protein, conserved (encoded by transcript PVX_117055A) encodes MIKKRKVPTDGKGKRRVPFAKDEELNVAPSSLGSGKKKKNRDSEDEEDEEESKLNKLKASQNLKLLQYVRLKKKGINADNLSNDNVTTQDEENENKLHEKHFTKNVTEKEIEEAHIENFIRKNMDQFYQDVKKGSCRRGGDDGASVGTSGGTSDGDAHSGDDPVKDLYKLSDHLKVKSSVASNPEKLNCITGITEIPLPIEVKLKNIEETERIKRKLLKKAKLVN; translated from the coding sequence ATGATTAAGAAGAGGAAAGTTCCAACGGatgggaaggggaagaggagagTCCCATTTGCCAAAGACGAGGAACTGAATGTGGCCCCTTCTTCCCTggggagtggaaaaaaaaaaaaaaatcgtgaCAGCgaagatgaggaggatgaggaagaaagcaaattaaataaattaaaagcatcccaaaatttaaaattgctACAATATGTgaggctaaaaaaaaagggaataaatGCGGACAACTTAAGTAATGATAATGTAACCACAcaggatgaagaaaatgaaaataaattgcacGAAAAGCATTTCACCAAAAATGTCACGGAGAAGGAAATCGAAGAGGCACACATAGAAAATTTCATTCGAAAAAATATGGACCAGTTTTACCAAGACGTTAAGAAGGGGAGTTGCAGAAGGGGCGGTGACGACGGTGCCAGCGTTGGTACTAGCGGTGGTACCAGCGATGGTGATGCTCACTCGGGTGATGACCCCGTGAAGGACCTGTACAAACTGTCGGACCACCTGAAAGTCAAAAGCTCTGTTGCCAGCAACCCGGAGAAGCTGAACTGCATCACAGGCATAACGGAGATTCCCCTGCCCATCGAGGTGAAACTCAAAAATATTGAAGAGACGGAAAGGATAAAGAGGAAGCTGCTGAAGAAGGCCAAGCTTGTAAATTGA
- a CDS encoding hypothetical protein, conserved (encoded by transcript PVX_117060A), whose protein sequence is MNKINGSAVDAISNSETQLRKQANSNNRVRREGNYKMSKNFNISNYNLDLIKCLQNDTGIYFILDPSKAINDKKNSEAYDIFIPENSEGVTLHVQKVNEEYKCIGVSITKKGIDINTGTRIFNTKIADWLEQLFHFNKTLVGGSQPSGNAGASASAANVSAGNISGHSGQSGSHSNRLKRVNSNNSATAESNSVNASPTAVINNCSKGANAAIGALSSSGVSGVSGVGGVSGVGGVGGVGGVGGVGGAGGYSNARHMSSPGMQQGPITNLVKNPKSNFENFESNDSSYNPTVCNKKSNKMVNQSSCNLNQSNGTNNVVTHIVPSTNLSAAAQSKDNLSNSNSNNAPSTHPHMQQVQHAKQIRLNQMNATHTHKSHLLPYHGANYEDKNSKLYNSVGNAASGGANVSGANASGVGNKNVLNGASANLGASGVVGAGNAHGSASPNSELMKNNKLGCTSRQKSVNHHVHGGHHQHSNHQQHGSHHQHGGHHQHGSHHQHSNHQQHNQQSNHQHGGDALYNAQSAQNAQNLQIVQSAHANSNHSYNNHKLQQQSYNENFGYRPTLFNLLEVLANHNITTPDQRVCIRGIVTDFLNNELPHGKIYAYIGAVVGHDILHDIIRKLEKDPNRNVVPDASGLARIEAAFGLSKSSYDFMNHNSNSTSVNNIPNVLFNHRNLNSALLNNHIYSSILSNVANSNNSGNISGNVSGNISGNISGNISGNISGNISGNISGNNSSNNNGSGNQSGGNQSGGNQSGVASGRGADRMNVDSEKLLSNVKTQADLNNLLKYAKGSDKYALSCNNLINMNKKKGGGGPPGMNNLLNMRSEGSGYNNGMTPVGGMMNQKGGGLSAHEYLCVSRNLNMQCNNPLTNRGSASDDEEELMKVIKKNIETYKMNNIKNMLISSVFGRIKWLKIMNESPHAYLYGHSIVKFGNKLYMFGGTNSKHKKVPFNHTLTFSLIYYNYKLLPLGGNYPEERDGHTAHLISLKSGLAVFLFGGSNENTYFNDIYTLDMETRKWSQRITKGKIPLPRDQHCSLVYPAKSEHVRGEKNNLTEGVIIFGGKCLYNNNIVNLNDMWIFLFQLNMWVRINYSSQESPIGRYGMNFVWSDTNTLCLFGGEYFDSNKNCRERKLLDDMWTFRLNSATASGAVSTGGAAVASSSTPLSAAPAGVGSLGTLGSVGGISSAGGVPTSGGACRNFIYNNSSSMEGTLYNAVDIMHADSFNNGNGAHGGGNVHAAGSNNHEGNDKQFYRTNLAASQSIDKSSTCENLNSLTNNALVENALPNASFNLSEDKDSSDNENDHVNSILRRVKITGEWKREVYDGKIGCRSNYSSIFITQRHQDFKSAEPKTIEKLMLLCSGITYMNKEGKLKIVSSDEIYVYFFSQKRWYLLRGKLYNEEFIYNARQRHVGCFFESKNVLGRANKNPVPCIFIQGGFKKNSIFGDAWLLSLTGDNPLRIHEYDTSREKISTTQMPLYYFRDTHSISLLYSFCTLQKWLFGAFANLVDNCVHALNPAENVFIKYELTPEHDGMLSIQDDGEGLDFNAMNRILRLYGNYRNYESNSLYNETGMGASVKRHNFPNTDFVSSNRIEDYDEGGGAGGASGGSGSGSGGGSGDGATAEGTHQEGAAGESSNNPAGEEAQATKNNSEAASPPEGDNQRRKKKCSFNDEYYHKNYDQEYFYNENANGIFDIKYGVGFKMSFARISSSCAIMSRTINTIGIGLLSLELMNHCDAKELATPLCMWKLPNKELINRNIANKSEHRHHQKLLMSYTPFNSPSLLAEQINILGTYSGTRLLYWDFRDDMDFIVFSPANNNIYLSSSPLSMDEIKCGKKKRSAANGTANCAANGADAARKLPCVEDIKLSNREVKRKAQFVPPEEEKEKCKRSKVDPGVSKLHVANEGAAADGEKDEQAAQVGEKNGTPLIKDEQQYSANGNVEDGHMDKQPEEVSNDRNEKPHEVSNDAEVTPVGDPGEGAAKDANGQSVGKDGGQNGEKCPKVDASSGAASPPEGAAEGAAGAAATGANPPKGSKRGQHETEQFQHSNDMLKKMNLFEYNCHLHPSISKEKYNVSPIFPLWDHPKDSIDYCLSTYLYWLYLRRSTNIFLQNTLLIPTCMRKDDPSASGGAGDAAGASSSGANKGKKPRRGKKFKKGATKSGAEVEKKERVEKAEDPNSAVTVKEEETCRDVGDAAGGDSPSKDLGVGSPSSSDPSGDKKGDENANNGNSTNDLSLDGVPSEKVHVKNELQTEVPGSGSNASSSKVAVDNLEVPGATEASSNGDVQGGKGNNGKGSNEGDASPAVGGEPSSQAAAQGVEATAKEAAIAAIAATAATNEEDDSEVDENGFTKLQKKKLEEALEYGIAQEVKKRKHVHRNETDDSAQEDDYNEDGEEEEEEEDDEEDEEEPDEEEGKKNANVTEKANGVEKAQQGDEAEANVGEAATPNGEYTADVENPEKAQETNDPQVSGAADAKNLDGGENQEQAAPSPKAAFLKEGGKRMKKTKNKREKGENAVGKRRGGYNHLSHQNNDAKNEENEKARKENYVNVYMETLKIKDECYINNTNKYTLYNFLRRKLFRMVEFHYLFTPSDYEYGSFIMMGFLNDNTSTCIEVNRICEAGILLYYKNRLIKRLDAPFIDTAYNLSLSKYPPNPSLYEGNLYKYALTVIVNVPNWLKPSISKQEFVHENNYAFLLFKKKLVSLIKYYLCICEDTAKLTKWRESRDLKLKRYLENMQYSNRPSKNDSDNEYEKAYKIMYTDKEKNRNDQGEEGLPHKEEEPQRRDRAAAQIAKGAESRAHEGRRRRESASAEAVEAADAAEEVDAAEEADASTGDKLQESGANLKEEEEEEEEAAENDAPAEGEEAAEEVEEEEAAEEEAAEEVEEEEEEGEDDEEYVPEEDEEQRDADAEEEDNEEEDQNDEEEEENAEEDQNDEVEYVEEEEGKARKKQKVSHEDVDDEEEEDEEVEEEEEEEEVEEVDEEEAEKDGEEEVEEEEEEVEEEEEEEEEEEEEEKEEDEEEYDPEEDDEEHNEVVKVVDDEEEQQEEENLVNCHEDGNEVDEENYADEWSS, encoded by the coding sequence atgaataaaataaatggatCAGCAGTTGATGCCATAAGCAATTCTGAAACGCAACTACGAAAACAAGCAAACAGTAACAACCGAGTGAGAAGAGAAGGGAATTATAAGAtgagtaaaaattttaacatctCCAATTATAACTTAGACCTAATCAAATGTTTGCAAAATGACACAGGAATTTACTTCATATTAGATCCTTCCAAAGCCATcaacgataaaaaaaattccgaaGCTTATGATATCTTTATCCCTGAAAACAGTGAGGGTGTTACCTTGCATGTTCAGAAAGTAAATGAGGAATACAAGTGCATAGGAGTGAGCATAACGAAGAAGGGCATTGACATCAACACTGGCACGCGCATCTTTAACACGAAGATTGCCGACTGGCTGGAGCAGCTGTTTCACTTTAACAAGACCTTGGTAGGCGGCAGCCAGCCCAGCGGCAACGCGGGTGCCAGCGCCAGCGCCGCTAACGTCAGCGCTGGCAATATCAGCGGGCATAGCGGCCAAAGCGGCAGCCACAGCAACCGACTCAAACGCGTGAACAGCAACAACTCCGCCACCGCAGAGAGCAACAGCGTCAACGCCTCCCCCACGGCAGTCATAAACAATTGCAGCAAGGGCGCGAATGCGGCCATCGGCGCCCTGAGCAgcagcggtgttagcggtgttagcggtgttggcggtgttagcggtgttggcggtgttggcggtgttggcggcgtcggcggtgttggcggcgcCGGCGGCTACAGCAACGCCAGGCATATGTCCTCCCCGGGCATGCAGCAGGGCCCAATCACCAACCTAGTTAAAAATCCCAAGAGCAACTTTGAAAACTTTGAAAGTAACGACAGCAGCTACAACCCCACGGTGTGCAACAAGAAGAGCAATAAAATGGTAAACCAGTCAAGCTGCAATTTAAACCAAAGCAACGGCACCAACAATGTTGTGACGCACATCGTTCCCTCGACTAACTTATCTGCTGCTGCTCAGTCGAAGGACAACCTCAGCAACAGTAATAGTAACAACGCCCCTTCAACGCACCCCCACATGCAGCAGGTGCAGCACGCCAAGCAAATCAGGCTAAATCAGATGAATGCCACCCACACGCACAAGTCGCATCTGCTACCGTACCACGGGGCGAATTATGAGGATAAAAACAGCAAACTGTACAACAGCGTGGGGAATGCGGCCAGCGGGGGGGCCAATGTGAGTGGCGCCAACGCCAGTGGTGTGGgcaacaaaaatgtgctcaACGGGGCATCGGCCAATTTGGGCGCATCGGGGGTGGTGGGAGCCGGCAACGCGCACGGGTCGGCCAGCCCCAACAGTGAACTCATGAAGAATAACAAACTGGGGTGCACGAGTAGGCAGAAAAGCGTCAACCACCATGTGCATGGCGGGCACCACCAGCATAGCAATCATCAGCAGCATGGCAGTCACCACCAGCATGGCGGTCATCACCAGCATGGCAGCCACCACCAACATAGCAACCACCAACAGCACAACCAACAGTCAAACCACCAACACGGTGGCGACGCCCTGTACAACGCACAGAGCGCGCAAAACGCGCAGAATTTGCAGATTGTGCAGAGCGCGCACGCGAACAGTAACCACTCGTATAATAACCACAAATTGCAGCAGCAGTCATACAATGAAAACTTCGGCTACCGACCAACCCTATTCAACTTGCTGGAAGTTCTGGCAAACCATAACATCACAACCCCGGATCAGCGGGTGTGCATACGGGGGATAGTCAcagattttttaaacaacGAATTGCCCCATGGGAAGATATACGCGTACATCGGTGCTGTGGTGGGGCACGACATTCTGCATGACATCATAAGGAAGCTGGAGAAGGACCCCAATCGAAACGTCGTTCCGGATGCATCTGGGTTGGCTCGGATCGAGGCAGCTTTTGGGTTGAGCAAGTCCTCATATGACTTCATGAACCACAACTCCAACAGCACAAGTGTTAACAACATTCCGAACGTTTTGTTTAACCACAGAAATTTGAACAGCGCCCTGCTGAACAATCATATTTACTCGAGCATCCTCTCCAACGTGGCCAACAGTAACAACAGCGGTAATATTAGCGGCAATGTCAGCGGTAATATCAGCGGTAATATCAGCGGTAATATTAGCGGCAATATTAGCGGCAATATTAGCGGCAATATCAGCGGTAATAACAGCAGTAATAACAACGGCAGTGGTAACCAAAGCGGTGGTAACCAAAGCGGTGGTAACCAAAGCGGTGTTGCCTCTGGGCGCGGCGCCGACCGAATGAACGTCGACAGTGAGAAACTCCTAAGCAATGTTAAGACGCAGGCCGATTTAAACAACCTGCTAAAGTACGCCAAGGGAAGCGACAAATACGCCTTGTCCTGTAACAATTTGATTAATATGAATAAGAAGAAAGGGGGTGGTGGACCCCCAGGCATGAATAACCTGTTGAATATGCGCTCAGAGGGGTCAGGTTATAACAATGGTATGACCCCCGTCGGGGGGATGATGAATCAGAAGGGTGGAGGACTCAGTGCACACGAGTACCTCTGCGTTTCGAGAAATCTAAACATGCAGTGTAATAACCCCCTGACTAATAGGGGAAGTGCCTCagatgatgaggaagaacTCATGAAGGTGATTAAGAAGAACATAGAAAcgtataaaatgaataacatTAAGAATATGCTCATATCGTCCGTCTTCGGCAGAATCAAGTGGCTCAAAATAATGAACGAATCTCCACATGCGTATCTCTACGGACATAGCATTGTAAAATTTggtaataaattatacatgttTGGGGGAACAAATAGTAAGCATAAGAAAGTGCCATTCAATCATACCCTCACATTTAGTctcatttattataattataagttACTCCCTCTTGGTGGGAACTACCCGGAAGAGAGAGATGGCCACACTGCCCACTTGATCTCGTTGAAAAGCGGACTTGCTGTATTCCTCTTCGGAGGTAGTAACGAAAATACCTACTTTAATGATATTTACACGTTAGATATGGAGACCCGCAAATGGAGCCAGCGAATTACCAAGGGGAAGATCCCCCTTCCGAGGGACCAACACTGTTCACTAGTATACCCAGCGAAAAGTGAACATGTccgaggggagaaaaacaacCTAACAGAGGGAGTAATAATTTTTGGGGGCAAATGTCTctacaataataatattgttaaCTTGAATGACATGTGGATTTTCCTATTCCAACTGAACATGTGGGTCCGAATCAATTACTCTAGCCAAGAATCCCCCATTGGAAGGTACGGTATGAATTTCGTTTGGTCGGACACGAATACGTTGTGCCTCTTCGGTGGGGAGTACTTTGATTCGAATAAGAACTGCCGTGAGAGGAAGTTACTCGACGATATGTGGACCTTCCGCCTGAACTCTGCGACTGCCTCGGGAGCGGTCAGCACTGGGGGAGCAGCAGTTGCCAGTAGTAGTACCCCCCTCAGCGCTGCACCAGCTGGTGTTGGCAGCCTGGGCACGTTAGGCAGCGTAGGCGGTATTAGCAGCGCGGGGGGAGTGCCCACCAGCGGAGGTGCCTGCAGAAATTTTATCTACAATAATTCGAGTTCCATGGAGGGCACGCTCTACAACGCGGTGGACATAATGCACGCCGATTCGTTCAACAATGGGAACGGTGCCCATGGTGGTGGGAACGTCCACGCGGCGGGTAGCAACAACCACGAGGGGAACGACAAGCAGTTCTATCGAACCAATTTGGCGGCCAGTCAGTCCATAGATAAGAGCAGCACGTGTGAAAATTTAAACAGCCTGACGAATAACGCCCTGGTGGAGAATGCCCTCCCCAATGCGTCCTTCAACTTAAGTGAAGATAAGGACTCCTCCGATAACGAAAATGACCACGTGAATAGCATCCTGAGGAGGGTGAAGATAACAGGGGAGTGGAAGAGGGAGGTGTACGATGGGAAGATTGGCTGTAGGTCCAATTACAGTAGCATCTTCATAACACAGAGGCACCAGGATTTTAAGAGCGCAGAGCCGAAGACGATCGAAAAGCTCATGCTGCTGTGCAGCGGAATAACCTATATGAATAAGGAAGGCAAGCTGAAAATCGTCTCAAGTGACGAAatttatgtgtattttttttcccaaaagagGTGGTACTTACTAAGGGGCAAACTCTACAATGAGGAGTTCATTTACAATGCTAGACAGCGACACGTGGGTTGCTTCTTCGAATCGAAGAATGTGCTTGGAAGGGCCAACAAAAATCCCGTGCCGTGTATATTCATCCAGGGGGGGTTCAAAAAGAACTCCATTTTTGGGGACGCCTGGTTGTTATCCCTCACGGGGGACAATCCCCTTAGAATTCATGAGTATGACACTTCGAGGGAGAAAATATCCACCACGCAGATGCCACTCTACTACTTTAGGGACACCCATTCGATTAGCCTCCTCTACAGCTTTTGCACTCTGCAGAAATGGCTGTTCGGTGCGTTTGCCAATTTGGTGGACAATTGCGTACACGCTTTGAATCCAGCtgaaaatgttttcatcAAATATGAGTTGACACCTGAGCATGATGGGATGCTGTCCATCCAGGATGATGGGGAGGGACTCGACTTCAACGCCATGAATAGGATTCTCCGCCTCTACGGAAATTACCGCAACTACGAAAGCAACAGTTTGTATAATGAGACCGGCATGGGCGCGAGTGTGAAGAGGCACAACTTCCCCAACACGGACTTTGTCAGTAGCAACCGAATTGAGGACTACGATGAGGGTGGCGGTGCTGGAGGTGCTAGCGGTGGTAGTGGTAGTGGCAGCGGTGGTGGTAGTGGCGACGGCGCCACCGCGGAGGGGACCCACCAGGAGGGCGCCGCGGGGGAGAGCAGTAACAACCCCGccggggaagaagcgcagGCGACGAAGAACAACAGTGaagccgcctccccccccgagggggataaccaaaggaggaaaaaaaaatgctccttCAATGACGAGTATTACCATAAGAATTATGACCAGGAGTATTTCTACaatgaaaatgcaaatgGCATTTTTGATATAAAATACGGGGTAGGGTTTAAAATGTCCTTTGCTCGTATTTCCTCCAGCTGTGCCATCATGTCTAGGACCATTAACACCATCGGGATTGGGTTGCTCTCTCTGGAACTAATGAACCACTGTGATGCGAAGGAGCTAGCCACCCCCCTGTGCATGTGGAAGCTACCCAATAAAGAATTAATAAACAGGAACATCGCCAACAAGTCGGAGCACAGGCACCATCAGAAGCTGCTCATGTCGTATACGCCTTTCAATAGCCCCAGCCTGCTCGCCGAACAGATTAACATCCTCGGCACGTATAGCGGCACCAGGCTGCTCTACTGGGATTTTAGGGACGACATGGACTTCATCGTCTTCTCCCCCGCGAATAATAACATCTACCTCAGCAGCTCCCCCCTCAGCATGGACGAGATTAAGTGCGgcaagaagaagagaagcgCGGCAAACGGCACGGCCAACTGCGCAGCCAACGGGGCGGACGCCGCGAGAAAGCTGCCCTGCGTAGAGGACATCAAGCTGAGCAACAGGGAAGTTAAGCGCAAGGCGCAGTTTGTTCCCCccgaggaggagaaggagaaatgCAAACGGAGCAAAGTCGACCCTGGTGTGAGTAAACTGCATGTTGCTAATGAGGGGGCGGCTGCAGATGGGGAGAAGGACGAACAGGCGGCCCAGGTGGGAGAGAAGAACGGCACACCGCTCATCAAAGATGAGCAGCAGTATAGTGCAAACGGTAACGTGGAGGACGGCCATATGGATAAGCAGCCCGAAGAAGTGAGCAACGATAGGAATGAGAAGCCCCATGAAGTGAGCAACGATGCTGAGGTTACCCCGGTTGGGGACCCCGGTGAAGGTGCCGCTAAGGATGCAAACGGTCAGAGCGTTGGTAAGGATGGCGGTCAAAACGGCGAAAAGTGCCCCAAGGTGGATGCTTCCAGCGGagcggcttcccccccagagGGGGCAGCAGAGGGAGCAGCAGGAGCAGCCGCAACGGGAGCAAACCCCCCGAAGGGTAGCAAACGTGGGCAGCACGAAACGGAGCAGTTCCAACACAGCAACGACATGCTGAAGAAGATGAATTTGTTCGAATACAACTGCCATTTGCACCCATCCATATCGAAGGAGAAATACAACGTCAGTCCCATTTTCCCCCTGTGGGATCATCCCAAGGATAGCATAGACTACTGTTTGTCTACGTATTTGTACTGGCTCTACCTGAGGAGAAGCACCAACATTTTTCTCCAGAACACTTTGCTCATACCGACTTGTATGAGGAAGGACGATCCCAGTGCGAGTGGAGGGGCGGGAGATGCCGCAGGTGCGTCGTCTTCTGGTGCCAataaggggaagaagccaaggagggggaagaagttcaAAAAGGGAGCCACGAAAAGTGGTGCGGAagtggagaagaaggagagggtGGAGAAGGCGGAGGACCCCAATTCAGCTGTAACAgtaaaggaagaagaaacctGCCGTGATGTAGGCGACGCAGCAGGAGGTGACTCCCCCAGTAAGGACCTCGGCGTAGGTTCCCCTAGCAGCAGCGACCCGAGTGGAGACAAAAAGGGAGATGAAAATGCCAACAATGGGAACAGCACCAACGATTTGAGCCTCGATGGAGTGCCTAGCGAGAAGGTCCACGTGAAGAACGAACTGCAGACGGAGGTGCCAGGAAGTGGTAGCAACGCTAGTAGCAGCAAAGTCGCTGTTGATAATTTGGAGGTCCCCGGGGCGACGGAAGCGAGTAGCAACGGCGATGTGCAAGGCGGTAAGGGCAACAATGGAAAGGGGTCAAACGAAGGAGATGCCTCTCCAGCAGTGGGGGGTGAGCCCTCCAGCCAGGCTGCTGCCCAGGGGGTGGAGGCAACTGCCAAAGAAGCCGCCATAGCCGCAATAGCCGCAACAGCCGCAACGAATGAGGAGGATGACAGCGAAGTGGACGAAAACGGGTTCACCAAActgcagaagaaaaaactggAAGAAGCCTTAGAGTATGGAATAGCGcaggaagtgaagaagcgcaAACATGTGCATAGGAACGAAACGGATGACAGCGCACAGGAGGACGACTACAATGAGGACggtgaggaagaggaagaggaggaggatgacgaagaggatgaagaggagcccgacgaggaggaaggaaagaaaaacgctAACGTTACGGAGAAGGCGAACGGTGTGGAGAAAGCGCAGCAGGGGGACGAAGCTGAGGCCAATGTAGGAGAGGCGGCGACTCCCAATGGGGAATACACCGCTGATGTGGAAAACCCGGAGAAGGCGCAAGAAACGAATGACCCGCAAGTGAGTGGTGCGGCGGATGCGAAAAACCTCGATGGAGGGGAAAACCAAGAACAAGCCGCGCCCTCCCCCAAAGCGGCATTCCTaaaagaaggaggaaaaagaatgaagaagacgaaaaataaaagagagAAAGGCGAAAATGCAGTTGGCAAAAGAAGGGGAGGATATAACCATTTGAGCCATCAAAATAATGATgccaaaaatgaggaaaatgaaaaggcacGAAAGGAGAACTACGTAAATGTGTATATGGAGACACTCAAAATTAAGGATGaatgttatataaataatacaaacaAATATACcctctataattttttgaggAGAAAACTTTTCCGGATGGTAGAATTCCATTACTTGTTTACCCCCTCTGATTATGAGTACGGCTCCTTCATCATGATGGGGTTCTTAAATGATAATACAAGCACGTGCATAGAGGTTAACCGAATTTGTGAGGCCGGCATTTTACTCTACTATAAGAATAGATTAATCAAACGGTTGGATGCCCCCTTCATAGACACTGCTTATAATTTATCCCTTTCTAAGTACCCTCCGAATCCATCCCTATACGAAGGCAATCTGTATAAGTACGCCCTCACAGTCATTGTGAATGTCCCCAATTGGCTCAAACCCTCCATTAGCAAGCAAGAATTTGTgcatgaaaataattatgccTTTCTCCTCTTTAAGAAGAAACTGGTGAGCCTTATTAAGTACTACCTCTGCATTTGTGAGGACACCGCCAAGCTCACCAAGTGGAGAGAATCGAGAGACCTCAAATTGAAGAGGTACCTAGAAAATATGCAGTACAGCAATAGACCCTCCAAAAACGACTCCGATAATGAGTATGAAAAGGCCTACAAAATTATGTACACCGATAAGGAGAAGAACAGGAATGACCAAGGGGAGGAGGGCCTTCCGcataaggaggaggagccGCAGAGGAGGGACCGCGCCGCGGCACAGATAGCCAAGGGTGCGGAGAGCAGGGCCCACGAGGGACGCAGAAGGAGGGAGTCCGCCAGTGCGGAAGCGGTAGAAGCGGCAGACGCGGCGGAAGAGGTAGACGCGGCGGAAGAGGCAGATGCCTCCACGGGGGATAAGCTCCAGGAGAGCGGCGCCAACttaaaggaggaggaggaagaagaggaggaagccgCCGAGAATGACGCGCCAgccgagggggaagaagcggcggaggaggtagaagaggaggaagcggcggaggaggaagcggccgAGGAGgtagaagaggaggaagaagagggcgAAGACGATGAGGAGTACGTGCcggaggaggacgaagagCAGAGGGACGCCGatgcggaggaggaggacaacgaagaggaggatcaaaatgatgaggaggaggaggagaacgCCGAGGAGGACCAAAATGACGAAGTAGAGTACgtcgaggaggaggaaggcaAGGcgaggaaaaagcaaaaagtgAGCCACGAAGATGtggacgacgaggaggaagaagatgaggaagtggaggaggaggaagaagaggaagaggtggaagaagtagacgaggaggaggccGAAAAGGATGGCGAAGAAGAAGtcgaggaagaagaggaagaagtggaggaggaagaggaggaagaggaggaagaggaggaagaggagaaggaggaagatgaGGAAGAGTACGACCCAGAGGAAGACGACGAAGAGCACAACGAAGTGGTTAAAGTTGTAgatgacgaggaggagcagcaggaggaggaaaacctCGTCAACTGCCACGAAGACGGGAACGAAGTGGACGAGGAGAATTACGCAGATGAGTGGAGCAgctaa